The Streptomyces sp. NBC_00483 genome contains the following window.
GGAGATGAAGAACTCCTTCGCCTTCCGGGAGACGGTCTGCTCCTGGCCCAGGTAGTAGTTCTTCACGTACTGCTGGGTGATCGTGGAGCCACCCTGTTTGCCCTTGCCGGTGAGCGTGGACCAGGCGGCGCGCAGCATGGCCTGGGGGTCGACGGCGGATTCGGAGTAGAAGTCGCGGTCCTCGGCGGCGAGTACCGCGTGCTGCACCGATTTGGGGATCTGGGTGAGGCTCACGTTCTCGCGGTTGACCTCGCCGTCGCGGGCGATCTGGCTGCCGTCCGCGTACAGGTACACGTTGCTCTGGGCGGTCGCCGCGGAGTTGGCGGGCGGGATGTCCACGAGGAAGTAGCCGAGGGCGAACAGGCCGACGCACAGCAGGATGAAGCCGACGAGGCCGCCGAGCACCATTCGCCAGGTGGGGATCAGGCGCCGCCAGCCGGTGCGCCTGGGCCGCTTGCCCTTGCCTGCGGCGGCGGGCGTGGCGCCCGTGCCGGGCCCGCCCGGTTCCTGGGGCTCCGTCGGCTGCTCGGGCTGCTCCGGCTCGTCGCTGCTCATGTCCTGTGGAACTCCTGATCCGCGTCGTACGTCACGTACGCCTCGTATGGCACATAAGACCTCTAAGACTGCTACATCCCGTGGAAAATCCGTGGCAGGCGACGCGCCCTGTGACTAGGCTCCTGCGCTTCGGCCTATTTCGCGAGGGGGACAGGTGGGAGCAGTGCGGCTGTACGCGACCGTCGCCGCAGGAGGTTTCCGCAGATACGCCACCTACCGCGGGGCGACCCTCGCCGGGGTCTTCACGAACACCGTGTTCGGCCTGATCATCGCCTGCACCTATATCGCGCTGTGGGACGAGCGGCCGCAGCTCGGCGGGTACGACCAGGCGCAGGCGCTGACGTTCGTGTGGGTCGGGCAGGCGATGTTCGCAGTGATGGTGCTGCAGATCGGTGGCGGTTTCGAGACCGATCTGATGGAGCGGATCCGCAGCGGGGACATCGCGGTCGATCTGTACCGGCCGGTGGATCTGCAGTGCTGGTGGCTGGCGCAGGATCTCGGCCGGGCGGCCTTTCAGTTCCTGGGGCGCGGGGTCGTGCCGATGGCGGTGGGGTCGCTGATCTTCGAACTCGCGCTGCCCGCCGACCCGTTGAGGTGGGTGGCGTTTCTGCTGACGCTGCTCGGCGGGGCGTCGGTGAGTTTCGCGATCCGCTATCTGGTGGCGCTGTCGGCGTTCTGGCTGATGGACGGCAGCGGGATCGTGCAGATGTCGGGGCTCGTGTCGACGTTCCTTTCGGGGATGCTGCTGCCGCTGAACGTGTTCCCGGGCGCCTTCGGCGAGTTCGCCCGCGCGCTGCCGTGGTCGGCGCTGCTCCAGGTGCCGGCGGATGTGCTGCTCGGTGAGCGGGGCGTGGGTGGCGCGCTGCTGTTCCAGGTGGTGTGGGCGGTGGTGCTGCTCGGTGCCGGGCGGCTGCTGCAGTCCGCCGCGACGCGGAGGGTGGTGGTGCAGGGTGGCTGAGCGGGGCACGGTCCTTGCCGAGTCGGCGCGGACGTACCGGCTGGTGGGCGGGATGTGGATCCGGTCCACGATGACGTACCGGGCATCGTTCCTGATGACGGTCTTCGGGAACTTCGCGGTGACAGGACTGGAGTTCGTCGGGATCCTGCTGATGTTCTCGCAGGTGGACAAGCTCGGCGGGTACGGGCTGTCCGAGATCGCCTTTCTGTACGGGGCGGCGGGCACGTCCTTCGGCCTGGCGGATCTGGCGTTCGGGTCGGTGGGGCGGCTCGGGCAGCGGGTGCGGGACGGCACGCTCGATACGTTCCTGGTGCGGCCCGCGCCGGTGCTCGCGCAGGTGGCGGCGGACCGGTTCGCGCTGCGCAGGCTGGGGCGGGTCACGCAGGGCGCGGTGGTCCTCGCCTACGGCCTGACCGTGATCGACGTGGCGTGGACGCCGCTGAAGGTGCTGCTCGTCCCGGTCCTGGTGGTCAGCGGCGGCGCCATCTTCACGGCCGTGTTCATCGCGGGCGCGGCCTTCCAGATCGTCGCGCAGGACGCCTCCGAGGTGCAGAACGCGGCGACGTTCGGCGGCAACGCCATGCTCAGCTATCCGCCGACCGTGTTCGGCGACACGCTGTTGCGCGGCGTCACGTTCGTGCTGCCGCTCGCCTTCGTGAACTGGCTGCCCGGCCTCTACATCCTGGGCCGCCCCTATCCGCTCGACCTGCCGCGGTGGGTGGCGTTCGCGCCGCCGCTGGTGGCGGCCGTCTGTCTGGCCCTCGCGCTGTCCGCCTGGCGGGCGGCGCTTCGTACGTATCGCAGCACGGGGAGTTGATGGTGGAAATGGGCCCCATGGGTGACGAGACGGGTGACGAGTTCATTCGCCTCGACGAGGTCGAGAAGGTCTTCGACGTACGCCGCAAGACGGGCTTCATGCGGCGGGAGCGGCGCGAGGTGCGGGCCGTGGACTCGCTGAGCTTCACGGTGCGCCGCGGCGAGATGGTCGGCTACATCGGGCCGAACGGCGCGGGCAAGTCGACGACGATCAAGATGCTGACGGGGATCCTCACGCCGAGCGGGGGCCGGCTCCGGGTCGCCGGCATCGACCCCTCACGCGAACGGTCCCGCCTCGCGCACCGCATGGGCGTGGTCTTCGGCCAGCGGACGACGCTGTGGTGGGATCTGCCGCTGATCGACTCGTACCGCCTGATGCGGCGCATGTACCGGATCGAGGACGGCCGCTACGAGGAGAACCTGGCGCGCCTCGTCGAACTCCTGGAACTGGACGACCTGTTGGACGCGCCCGTGCGCCAGCTCTCGCTCGGCCAGCGGATGCGCGGCGACATCGCGGCGGCGCTGCTGCACGACCCCGAGGTGCTGTACCTGGACGAGCCGACGATCGGCCTCGACGTCGTGTCGAAGGTCAAAGTACGCGGATTCCTCCGGGACTTGAATGCCGACCGCGGCACGACGGTACTGCTCACGACACACGACCTCACCGACATCGAGCAGCTGTGCCGCCGCGTGATGGTCATCGACCACGGGAAGCTCATGTACGACGGTGAGCTGGAGGGCCTGCACGCGACGGGCGGCGCGGCGGCGGAGCGGACGCTCGTGGTCGATCTGGAGCGTGAACTGCCGCCTCTGGACGTCGAGTTCGCGCGGGTGGTGAAGGTGGAGGGGGCGCGGCAGTGGCTGGCGTTCCCGGCCGGGCAGTCGGCGGCGCCGCTCGTGGCGCGGATCGCCGAGCGGTATCCGATGGTCGACCTGTCGGTGCGCGAGCCGGACATCGAGGCGGTCATCGCGCGAATGTACGCGAGGGGCACGTCCGTCACGCCCTGACATACGTACGCTGACCCCTATGACGGACGAATCCGGCCGACCGAGGCCCTCCGCTGACACCCCCGAACTACGCGCGTCCGACGCCGACCGCGAGCTCGTCGCCGAGCGGTTGCGGGACGCGCTCGCGGAGGGGCGGCTCGACATGGAGGAGTTCGGCGAGCGGCTCGACGCGGCGTATCAGGCGCGTACGTACGGGGAGTTGGCGCCGCTGACGAAGGACCTGCCGGTCGGGGCGGGCGCTTCGGGGGCCGTGAGTTTCGTGAAGGAGCCGCTGCCGGAGGGGGCCGTCGACTGGGCTTCGCGGATCCGGGGCGAGGCGAGTTCCACGTGGGGCGTCGGGGTCATGTCCGGGTTCCAGCGCAAGGGGCGGTGGACGGCGCCGCGGCGGTTCAACTGTTTCGCGTTCTGGGGCGGCGGCGAGATCGATCTGCGCGAGGCGGACTTCGAGGCGCGCGAGGTCGTGATCAACTGCGTGGCGGTCATGGGCGGGATGAACGTGGTCGTGCCGCCGGGCGTCGAGGTCGTGGTGCGTGGCATCGGCATCATGGGCGGCTTCGACCACAGCGAGGAGGGCGTGCCGGGGGACGCGGGCGCGCCGCGCGTGGTGGTCACCGGGTTCGCTTTCTGGGGCGGCGTCGGCGTGGAACGCAAGGTCACCCGCGCGGAACGCCAACGCCTCAAGGCGGCGCGGCGGCAGGAGAGGTTGGACCAGCGGTCGGAGCGGCGGCGGCTCGACCGGGGGCCGGACGAGTCCCGCTGACGGCCCGGCGCCGGTCTGCGCCCTGGGGCTCTGCCCCAGACCCCGCTCCTCAATCGCCGGAGGGGCTCTATTTGGCCCCGCCGGCGCTTGAGGCGCCGGGGCGGAGCCCCTAGGGGTGGCTCAGACCAGCAGGTCCCGGACCACCGGGACCAGTGCCCGGAACGCCTTTCCTCGGTGGGAGATCGCGTTCTTCTCGTCGGCCGTCAGTTCGGCGCACGTGCGGGTGTCACCCTCGACCTGGAGGATCGGGTCGTAGCCGAAACCACCCGACCCCGCAGGGGCGTGCCGCAGCACCCCACGCAACTGCCCCTCGACCACCCGCTCCGTACCGTCCGGCAACGCAAGCGCCGCCGCACACGCGAAGTGGGCCGTACGGTGACGGTCCTCGTCGATGTCGCCGAGCTGCGCCAGCAACAGATCCAGGTTCGCCTGGTCATCACCGTGCTTGCCGGCCCAACGCGCCGAGAAGATCCCGGGAGCACCGCCCAGGACATCGACGCAGAGGCCGGAGTCGTCGGCGACGGCGGGCAGCCCGGTGGCCTGGGCAAGGGCATGGGCCTTGAGAAGGGCGTTCTCGGCGAACGTCACGCCGGTCTCACGGACGTCCGGGACCTCGGGATACGCGTCGGCGCCGACCAGCTCGTGGGGCAGTCCGGCGTCGGCGAGGATGGAGCGGAGCTCGACGATCTTGCCGTTGTTACGGGTGGCGAGGATGAGGCGGGTCATGCCTCCAGTATCCAGCCCCTGGCCGGCCACCCGCACGCCCCGTGACCTACGACGAGGTGCAGACCTTGGTCAGCTCGCCCGCGGAGTCGGTCACCGGGGTGACGTCCGGCGCCTCGTCGCCGTTCTTGATCGACGTACGGACGTTGCCCACCGCCTTGTTGAGGTCGTCGACGGCCTTCGAGACATCCGCGTTGTCGGTCTTGTCGCCGATGTCGTCGAGGTTCTTGTCGATCTTGTCGAGGGACTCGCCGGCCTGCGTCGGGTCGTTGGACGCGTTCTCCACGGCCTGCTGCAGGTCGGTCACGCTGTCGGCGATGGAGTCGGCGGTGCGGGCACAGTCGAGTGCCTTGTCGACGGCCGAGCAGCCGACGGTGGCCGGAATCGCGACGAGTGCCGCGGTGGCGGCCAGTATGGCGAGACGTCGGTGGCGCGCGGGCATGGAAGGGTCCTCCCCCTGAAGTACGGACGGCTGGACGGCAGTTGGCGTCGTACGCCGTCCACCCACCCGTAGTGACGCAGTCGATGGCTGTGCGGTTGCTGTGCCCGGCCACCCTACTTGGGGAGTTCTTTACCTGGTCGAGGAGCCAGGCGGCGACCCGACCGCCCTAGGAGAGGGTCTCCTCCAGGGCCTTGCGCTGGATCGCCGCGAGCTCGTCGCAGCCCCCGACGGCCAGGTCCAGAAGCGCGTTGAGCTCGTCGCGCGCGAAGGGCTCGGCCTCGGCGGTGCCCTGGATCTCGACGAAGCGGCCGTCGCCGGTGCAGACGACGTTCATGTCGGTGTCGGCGCGCACATCCTCCTCGTACGGGAGGTCGAGCATGGGGACACCGTCGATGATGCCGACGGAGACGGCGCTCACCGTGCCGGTCAGCGGCTTGCGGCCGGCCTTGATGAGCTTCTTGCCCTGGGCCCAGGAGATGGCGTCGGCGAGCGCCACATACGCGCCGGTGATGGCGGCCGTGCGGGTGCCGCCGTCGGCCTGGAGGACGTCGCAGTCGAGGACGATCGTGTTCTCGCCGAGGGCCTTGTAGTCGATGACGGCGCGCAGCGAGCGGCCGATCAGGCGGCTGATCTCGTGCGTACGCCCGCCGATCTTGCCGCGGACGGCCTCGCGGTCGCCGCGGGTGTTCGTGGAGCGCGGGAGCATCGAGTACTCGGCGGTGACCCAGCCCTCTCCGCTGCCCTTGCGCCAGCGCGGGACGCCCTCGGTGAAGGAGGCGGTGCAGAAGACCTTGGTGTCTCCGAAGGAGACGAGGACGGAGCCTTCGGCGTGCTTGCTCCAGCCGCGTTCGATGGTGATCGGGCGGAGCTGTTCGGGGGTGCGGCCGTCGATGCGAGACATAGGGAGGAGCGTATCGGGTGCACCGAAGGCCCCACCCCTTGCGTGGGGGTGGGGCCTTCGCGCGTGTGACCTCAGTGGGTCGGGGTCACATCATGTCTTCGATGTCGGCGGCGATGGGGTCCGCGTCGGTGCCGATGACGACCTGGATCGCGGTGCCCATCTTGACGACGCCGTGGGCGCCGGCGGCCTTGAGCGCGGCCTCGTCGACCAGCTCCGGGTTGACGACCTCGGTACGCAGGCGGGTGATGCAGCCCTCGACCTCTTCGATGTTGTCGAGTCCGCCGAGGCCGGCGACGATCTTCTCAGCCTTCGTGGCCATTTCGTTCTCCCTGTGTTCTCCGGGCCCGCCTATGGGCCGCTTTGTCACGGTAACCCACGGTTGGCCCATCTTCGCGGGCGGTAACCCCACCCGTGACGAAAGATGACGATCACGGACCGACCCGTGTCCCCACAACTGGTCTACACCAGTAGCCAGAGTATCCGACGCCCGCCAAACGTGGCCTGTTCCGGGAGGACGCCCATGAGCGCCAACGCGGCCGCCGCACCACGACCGAGCCCCTGGAGCAACTTCTTCCAGGGGCTCCAGAAGATGGGGCGCAGCCTTCAACTGCCCATCGCCGTGCTGCCGGCGGCGGGCATCGTCAACCGGCTCGGCCAGCCCGATGTCTTCGGCGACGACGGTCTCGGCTGGACCAATGTCGCCAAGGTCTTCTCGGGCGCGGGCGGCGCGCTGCTCGACGCCGACCTCGGTCTGCCGCTGCTCTTCTGCATCGGCGTCGCGATCGGCATGGCCAAGAAGGCGGACGGTTCGACGGCTCTCGCGGCGGTGGCCGGGTTCCTCGTCTACCGGGGTGTGCTGCACCAGTTCCCGATCGACTGCCCGTCCGGGTCGAAGGCGGTGGCGACGGGCTGTCTGGCGGACGGGGCGGTGACCGCCGCGACGTTCCAGAACCCCGGGGTGTTCGGCGGCATCATCATGGGCTTCCTGGCCTCGTTCTTCTGGGTCCGCTACCACCGCACGAAGCTGGTCTCCTGGCTCGGCTTCTTCAACGGCCGCCGGCTCGTCCCGATCATCATGGCCTTCGTCGGCATCGTCTTCGCGGCGCTGTGCCTGTGGATCTGGCCGGCGATCGGTGACGCCCTGGAGAGCTTCTCGAACTGGCTGGAGAGCCTGGGCGCCGTCGGATCCGGCATCTTCGGTGTCGCCAACCGCGCGCTGCTCGTGATCGGCCTGCACCAGTTCCTCAACGTTCCGCTGTGGTTCCAGTTCGGCTCGTACACGAAGCCCGACGGCACCACCGTGCACGGCGACATCAACATGTTCCTGAGCGGCGACCCGACCGCGGGCATCTACCAGTCGGGCTTCTTCCCGATCATGATGTTCGCCCTCCCGGCGGCCTGTCTCGCGATCGTCCACTGCGCACGGCCCGAGCGGCGCAAGGTGGTCGGCGGCATGATGCTGTCGCTCGCGCTGACCTCGTTCGTCACGGGTATCACCGAGCCGATCGAGTACTCCTTCGTCTTCATCGCGCCGGCGCTGTACGCGGTGCACGCGGTGCTGACCGGCGTCTCGATGGCGGTGACCTGGGCGCTCGGCGTCAAGGACGGCTTCAGTTTCTCCGCGGGTCTGATCGACTACCTGATCAACTGGAACCTGGCCACCAAGCCATGGATGATCATTCCGATCGGCCTCGCCTTCGCCGTCCTCTATTACGTGATCTTCCGTTTCGCGATCACGAAGTGGGACATCAAGACACCGGGCCGCGAGCCCGAGGAAGAAGTCGAGGACATCACCAAGGCATAACGCTTTTCGGCTCCTTCGCGATGGGCCCCCGGACCACTCGGTCCGGGGGCCCATTGCCGTGGGAATCAAGGGTTCCTTATCCCACCTTCACCGTGCTACAACAGGTCTACACCACTGAGTGGTGTAGACCATCTGCTTTTCATGGAGGAAGTTGATGAGCACCGCCAGCGCTACGGCGGCCCCCGCAAAGAAGCGGGGTTCCGGCCTTTTCCAGGGCCTCCAAAAGGTGGGCCGCAGCCTGCAGTTGCCGATCGCGGTGCTTCCTGCCGCCGGCATCATGGTGCGGCTCGGCGCCGATGACGTCTTCGGCAAGGACGGTCTGGACTGGGGCACTGTCGCCACGGTCTTCGCCAACGCGGGTTCGGCGATCACCGACAACCTGCCCATCCTGTTCTGCATAGGCGTGGCCATCGGCTTCGCCAAGAAGTCCGATGGCTCGACGGCGCTCGCCGCCCTCGTCGGCTTCCTCGTCTACAGCAAGGTCCTCGAGGCCTTCCCGGTCAGCGAGGCCGTCGTCAAGAAGGGCG
Protein-coding sequences here:
- a CDS encoding ABC transporter permease, with amino-acid sequence MGAVRLYATVAAGGFRRYATYRGATLAGVFTNTVFGLIIACTYIALWDERPQLGGYDQAQALTFVWVGQAMFAVMVLQIGGGFETDLMERIRSGDIAVDLYRPVDLQCWWLAQDLGRAAFQFLGRGVVPMAVGSLIFELALPADPLRWVAFLLTLLGGASVSFAIRYLVALSAFWLMDGSGIVQMSGLVSTFLSGMLLPLNVFPGAFGEFARALPWSALLQVPADVLLGERGVGGALLFQVVWAVVLLGAGRLLQSAATRRVVVQGG
- a CDS encoding ABC transporter permease; translated protein: MWIRSTMTYRASFLMTVFGNFAVTGLEFVGILLMFSQVDKLGGYGLSEIAFLYGAAGTSFGLADLAFGSVGRLGQRVRDGTLDTFLVRPAPVLAQVAADRFALRRLGRVTQGAVVLAYGLTVIDVAWTPLKVLLVPVLVVSGGAIFTAVFIAGAAFQIVAQDASEVQNAATFGGNAMLSYPPTVFGDTLLRGVTFVLPLAFVNWLPGLYILGRPYPLDLPRWVAFAPPLVAAVCLALALSAWRAALRTYRSTGS
- a CDS encoding ABC transporter ATP-binding protein, giving the protein MGDETGDEFIRLDEVEKVFDVRRKTGFMRRERREVRAVDSLSFTVRRGEMVGYIGPNGAGKSTTIKMLTGILTPSGGRLRVAGIDPSRERSRLAHRMGVVFGQRTTLWWDLPLIDSYRLMRRMYRIEDGRYEENLARLVELLELDDLLDAPVRQLSLGQRMRGDIAAALLHDPEVLYLDEPTIGLDVVSKVKVRGFLRDLNADRGTTVLLTTHDLTDIEQLCRRVMVIDHGKLMYDGELEGLHATGGAAAERTLVVDLERELPPLDVEFARVVKVEGARQWLAFPAGQSAAPLVARIAERYPMVDLSVREPDIEAVIARMYARGTSVTP
- a CDS encoding DUF1707 SHOCT-like domain-containing protein; translated protein: MTDESGRPRPSADTPELRASDADRELVAERLRDALAEGRLDMEEFGERLDAAYQARTYGELAPLTKDLPVGAGASGAVSFVKEPLPEGAVDWASRIRGEASSTWGVGVMSGFQRKGRWTAPRRFNCFAFWGGGEIDLREADFEAREVVINCVAVMGGMNVVVPPGVEVVVRGIGIMGGFDHSEEGVPGDAGAPRVVVTGFAFWGGVGVERKVTRAERQRLKAARRQERLDQRSERRRLDRGPDESR
- the rdgB gene encoding RdgB/HAM1 family non-canonical purine NTP pyrophosphatase — its product is MTRLILATRNNGKIVELRSILADAGLPHELVGADAYPEVPDVRETGVTFAENALLKAHALAQATGLPAVADDSGLCVDVLGGAPGIFSARWAGKHGDDQANLDLLLAQLGDIDEDRHRTAHFACAAALALPDGTERVVEGQLRGVLRHAPAGSGGFGYDPILQVEGDTRTCAELTADEKNAISHRGKAFRALVPVVRDLLV
- the rph gene encoding ribonuclease PH — encoded protein: MSRIDGRTPEQLRPITIERGWSKHAEGSVLVSFGDTKVFCTASFTEGVPRWRKGSGEGWVTAEYSMLPRSTNTRGDREAVRGKIGGRTHEISRLIGRSLRAVIDYKALGENTIVLDCDVLQADGGTRTAAITGAYVALADAISWAQGKKLIKAGRKPLTGTVSAVSVGIIDGVPMLDLPYEEDVRADTDMNVVCTGDGRFVEIQGTAEAEPFARDELNALLDLAVGGCDELAAIQRKALEETLS
- a CDS encoding PTS glucose/sucrose transporter subunit IIB, producing the protein MATKAEKIVAGLGGLDNIEEVEGCITRLRTEVVNPELVDEAALKAAGAHGVVKMGTAIQVVIGTDADPIAADIEDMM
- a CDS encoding PTS transporter subunit EIIC — protein: MSANAAAAPRPSPWSNFFQGLQKMGRSLQLPIAVLPAAGIVNRLGQPDVFGDDGLGWTNVAKVFSGAGGALLDADLGLPLLFCIGVAIGMAKKADGSTALAAVAGFLVYRGVLHQFPIDCPSGSKAVATGCLADGAVTAATFQNPGVFGGIIMGFLASFFWVRYHRTKLVSWLGFFNGRRLVPIIMAFVGIVFAALCLWIWPAIGDALESFSNWLESLGAVGSGIFGVANRALLVIGLHQFLNVPLWFQFGSYTKPDGTTVHGDINMFLSGDPTAGIYQSGFFPIMMFALPAACLAIVHCARPERRKVVGGMMLSLALTSFVTGITEPIEYSFVFIAPALYAVHAVLTGVSMAVTWALGVKDGFSFSAGLIDYLINWNLATKPWMIIPIGLAFAVLYYVIFRFAITKWDIKTPGREPEEEVEDITKA